The Calditrichota bacterium region ACTATTGTATCATTCTCGTCATGTGGCGGCAGCGTCCTTATCTTTCAGCCTTCCAGCCTGTCCCATCGAATGAGGCGAAAAATGAACTGGGGGAACTGATCGGCTGCCACCTTGATTTTGACGTTTGCGTCTTCTTCCATAAAGCCCTTGACCTCGTGGAACTCGATGGCGCCGTCGGGCAGCATCACTTCGAAGTCCGGTTTGAAATAGGTCTTGTCGGCCAACTTCAGGTTGTGCCGTTCATAGGCGAAACTGTGAATCTCGCCTGCCAGCTGGCGTTTGCGAAGATGATTTGCATAGCGGCGCTCAAGGTTGTTCATGCCGCCTTTCGCAGCGATGCTGCCACGGGCACGAATTTGGTGGCGAGGAATGTTCATAAGCCGCACCCTTCTTTAGGCCGATAGAACACACTCCGTTCTG contains the following coding sequences:
- a CDS encoding DUF1064 domain-containing protein, whose amino-acid sequence is MNIPRHQIRARGSIAAKGGMNNLERRYANHLRKRQLAGEIHSFAYERHNLKLADKTYFKPDFEVMLPDGAIEFHEVKGFMEEDANVKIKVAADQFPQFIFRLIRWDRLEG